Genomic segment of Paenibacillus sp. FSL R5-0623:
GCGATTGACTTCTATCACCGTTACCCCGAAGATATTGCTCTATTTGCAGAAATGGGATTCAAAGCACTGCGTGTCTCCATTGCTTGGGCACGGATTTTCCCGACAGGAGAGGATGCACAGCCCAATGAAGCGGGATTACAATTTTACGATAACCTATTTGATGAATTGTTGAAAAACGGAATTGAACCTGTGGTTACATTGGCTCACTTCGATGTGCCTGTGCATCTGATCGAGAAGTATGGCAGCTGGAGAAGTCGTGAACTGGTAACTCTTTTCGAGACTTACGCTACAACGGTATTCACTCGCTACAAAGACAAGGTGAAATACTGGATGACATTTAATGAGATCAACATGCTGTTACATCTTCCGTTCCTTGGGGCGGGACTGGCGTTTAATGAAGGGGATAACATCAAGGAAATTCAATATCAGGCTGCTCACCATCAACTGGTTGCAAGTGCATTGGCAGTCAAGGCATGTCATGAGATTATTCCCGGTGCCATGATTGGGTGTATGCTCGCCGCAGGAAGCTTCTATCCGTATACCTGTAATCCGGAAGATGTGTTCCAGGGCATGGAAAAAGATAGAGAGTCCTATTTCTTCATCGATGTGCAGTCACGTGGGGAATATCCGGGTTACGCCAAACGTTTCTTCAAGGATCACGGGTTGAACATTGTTATGCAGCCGGGTGATGCAGAAATCTTGAAGAATCATACCGTAGATTATATCGGGTTCAGCTATTATTCAAGTCGTACAACTAGTACCGATCCGGAAGTTATCAAAAATATGACCAGTGGTAATGTATTTGGCTCGGTTGCCAATCCATATCTGGCGAAGTCCGAGTGGGGCTGGACGATTGATCCCAAAGGATTCCGTATTACCGCCAATCAACTACATGATCGTTATCAGAAGCCGCTGTTTGTTGTTGAGAATGGATTTGGCGCCAATGACGTGGTTACACCGGAAGGTGAAGTAGATGATGCGTACCGGATTGACTACTTGAAACGACATGTAGCTGAAATGGGTGAGGCCATTCAGGATGGGGTTAACATCATCGGTTACACCAGCTGGGGACCTATTGATATTGTGAGTGCATCCTCAGGTGAGATGAGAAAACGTTATGGCTACATTTACGTGGACCGTAATAATGAAGGTCAAGGTGAGCTGACACGGCTGAAGAAGAAAAGTTTTGAGTGGTATAAAAATGTGATCGAATCCAACGGAACAAACCTGGGTGACGCTTAGTTTATATTTTTCTGAATTAAAATGGTTTGTACGGCAATAAAACATCGGAAGTTTCATCTATATAAATTGAGCTAAACATTTACACAAAACGGAGAGGACAGGAAAAATCTGGGGATAACAGCGATCGGAAGGTTGTTCTGTCATCGGAGTAGCTAGTGTAAATATTCCTCTAGTTCAATTTGTATAACCATGGGACTTCCGATTGTCCTCACATTGAAAGCGTTGACATATAGTCAGGTTCGCGCTATACTTGACGCAATTATATCGTTTCTGGGATTGTTACTACTCGAAGTAGGCAAAACCTAAGCACCAAAAAAAGCAGACCACCATGTCTTGTTTATTTTGTGATGCTTCAGGTTTTTTTTGTATGCCCAAAAGACGATGTATAACTGCCAAGAGAGTGGAACGTGACGGGGGGATTGAAGTGAAAATAGCAAAGGTTATCAACAATAACGTCATTAGCATCTATCAGGCGGATGGAGCAGAGCTTGTGGTGATGGGACGTGGGATTGCCTTTAAGAAAAAGCCGGGGGACAAAGTAGACGAGACCCGCATCCAGAAAGTATTTGCATTGAAAAACAAACAAACATCGGATAATTTCAAAATGCTGCTGCGCGAAGTTCCGATGGAACTGATTGAAATTGTGGAAGAGATCATCACGTATGCGCGTGAGAATCTGGGCCGAAAGCTGAATGAGAACATCTATGTATCCCTTACGGATCATATTAACTTCGCGATTGAACGCTATCGGGAAGGGGTGGAGATCAAGAACGCATTAATGTGGGAGATTAAGCAATTGTATAAGCCCGAATTCGAACTGGGACTGAGGACGCTTGAACAGATCAACACCCGCATGAATATTGAGCTTCCACCCGATGAAGCCGCTTTTATTGCCCTTCATATTGTCAACGCAGAGATGAACGAAGAAGTTATTACAACGATGAATATTACGAAGTTTATCCAGCAGATTATTAATATAGCGAAATATCATTTCAAAATGGAATTTGATGAGGACTCTCTCAGTTATTTTCGCTTTATCACACATCTGAAGTTCTTCTCCCAGCGTGTGCTCAGTGGTACGCATTACGACAACAACTATGATCATTTCTATGACATGATTAAGGAGAAACATCCGGATGCCGCAGCGTGTACGGAGAAAATTGAGTTGTTTGTCAAAAAGGAATACAACCATGAGCTGACCAATGAAGAAAAATTGTATCTGACGGTTCATATCGAACGAGTGGTTAATCGATAATATTTAAATGTTGACAAAAATGGTTTAATTATAATAATATGTGATTAACAGGATTTGAATACGATTTAACTGGGATTGTTACTGGTTATGCAGGCAAAACCTAAGTCATGAGAAGGTCAGGACCATTGTGCCCCCTTGCTCAAGGCTTAGGTTTTTTGCGTGCAAAAAAATCGGTAAAGGGCCTGTTTGAGAAAAAGTGGGGGTGCAGATTATGAGTCAAGAGAAACTGGCCAAAGAGATTGTAGAACTGGTTGGCGGTGAGAAAAATGTGGAATCACTGGTTCATTGTGCAACACGGTTACGTTTTGTATTGAAGGACGATGCCAAGGCAGACAAAGCCAAACTGGAGAAAACAGAAGGCATCATCGCAGTCAAAGAAAACGGAGGACAATTCCAGGTGGTTGTTGGTAACAAGGTGCCTGAAGTCTATAGTGCCATTGGACAGATCAGTAACATTCTGGACGATTCGTCAGATAAAGAAAAACCTCGCAAAGCAGCCAAAGGGCTCGGGGGTATTATCGATATCATATCCAGCATCTTTGCGCCACTTCTGGGCGTTATGGCGGGAGCCGGTATTCTAAAAGGGTTATTGTTGATTGCAAGCAATATCGGATGGCTGGAAACGACAGAAACAACATATACGATCCTGTATGCAGCAGCAGATAGTCTCTTCTACTTCCTGCCTCTGTTGTTAGCGGTTACAACAGCACGTAAATTCCAGGGGAATATGTTTGTCGCGATGACGATTGCAGGAGCACTGATCTATCCGTCCATCGTCACGTTGAAATCAGAAGGAACACCAACGGATTTCTTCGGTATCCCTGTCATCTTGATGAACTATTCATCTACAGTTATCCCTATCATTTTAGCTGTCATTGTCATGAGCAAGTTGGAAAAGTTCTTTAATAAAACACTTCACGATAGTGTGAAAAACTTTGTTACGCCATTGTTTTTGCTAGTGATTATGGTACCACTGACATTGTTGGTATTCGGACCATTTGGCGTATACGTTGGTAATGCAATTGCAGCTGGACTCGTTGCCGCATTTGGATTCAGTCCATTGCTCGCTGGAGCCGTTATGGGTGCAAGCTGGCAGCTGCTCGTTATCTTCGGAATACACTGGGGTCTTATTCCGGTATTTATCAACAACGTTGCCGTGTATGGACAGGATGGCGTTAAACCGGCTGCGACAGCTTCAATCTTTGCTCAAACGGGTGCTGCTTTTGGGGTTATGCTGAAAACCAAGAACAAAAAACTGAAAACGCTGGCTGGATCATCCACGTTGACCGCATTATTCGGTATTACGGAACCGGCCATCTATGGGGTAACATTACCACTGAAACGTCCATTCATTGCAGGGGTAATCGGTGGTGCAGTTGGTGGAGCTATCATTGGTCAAGCGGGCACATTGGCATTTGCATCCGGCGCACCAGGGTTGCTGACCTTGCCGATCTTCTACGGACCAGGTGGACAAGGTTTCCCAGGATTGATTCTGGGTATCGTAGTATCGTTTGTTGTTTCGGCTGTACTGACGTACATCATGGGCTTCAAAGATCCGGTTGAAGAAGAAACAAAAACCGAATCTACGACATCCGCTCAGCAATCTGTTCGTGCAGCGAATGCTTCGGACGAAATTGTATTTAGCCCAATCGAAGGCACGATTGTGGAATTGTCGGAAGTTCCAGATCCGGCCTTTGCATCGGGAGCAATGGGTAAAGGGATTGCGATTGAGCCAACTGTGGGCAGAGTCGTAGCGCCTTTTGATGGTACAGTTACCGTTGCATTCAAGAAAAAACATGCCTTGGCTGTAGTATCAGACACCGGGGCTGAGATATTGGTTCACGTGGGAGTTGATACCGTTAAATTGGACGGACAGCATTTTGTTTCCCATATCAAGGAAGGGGACAGGGTCCAAGCTGGAGATCTGTTGCTTGAGTTCGATATTGCACAGATTAAGGCTGCTGGTTATCACACGGTAACGCCGATTATCGTAACGAATTCCGCCAACTACGAGGAAGTAATTCCACAGGCTACAGGTCAGGTTCATAGCCAGGAACTTCTATTGAAATTAACTAGCGGTAGTGACCAGGAACAAAAGTAGTTTGATGTACTAATCTGATGGTATCGTGTTTTCATCGTTCCGTTGACATGGTGGAATTGGAAAATTATAATTAGAATTGTACATCTATACATGATAATGAAAGGTGGATTATTGAACATGACACATGTAATGAGACTGCGCTTCCTTCCTTTGAATCGGTAATTGAATACGTTCAAAGGCTCTGACTATCGGTTCAGAGTAAACGGGATCAGTCTGTCATTTTCAATCATCCTGACCTTAAGATAAGTGTTATACTCGCTTTCCCGTTTACGTTGAATCACAGGCCGTTGCCTGTGATTTTTTGTTTTTCTTCTGATTATCTTAATCAGGTAAAGGCGCTCAATACAGACTACTGGAGGTAAACGCTATGATGACGTTACTGTTCTATTGATACGAGCTGGCACGATAAGCTCGTATCGATAGAAGCGTGCTTCGCTATCGATACGAAATAAATCTTATTTCGGAGGTAGCGAATATGGAAAAGATATGTTTTGAATTAGAACAGGTTGAGATGACCTATATGGATAAAGTAATACTGAACATTGAGCGACTGGCTGTGCATCAACTGGATCGCATTGGTGTAGTGGGTGGTAATGGTCAGGGTAAAAGTACACTGTTGAAACTCATTGCAGGACAGATCCAGCCAACAGCCGGAAAGGTAAAACGTTTTGCAGAGTTTGGTTATTTGGAACAAGTGGAACCACCCCAGCCTAACGAAAATCTCGAAGTTGACGGGGCTTTACTGAGTAAATTAGCCATTCCTCAACACGACCAGCC
This window contains:
- a CDS encoding 6-phospho-beta-glucosidase, translating into MTNFTFPKDFLWGGAIAANQAEGAYLEDGKGLSIVDLLPTGENRRSIMKGHVPAFTPLATEFYPSHEAIDFYHRYPEDIALFAEMGFKALRVSIAWARIFPTGEDAQPNEAGLQFYDNLFDELLKNGIEPVVTLAHFDVPVHLIEKYGSWRSRELVTLFETYATTVFTRYKDKVKYWMTFNEINMLLHLPFLGAGLAFNEGDNIKEIQYQAAHHQLVASALAVKACHEIIPGAMIGCMLAAGSFYPYTCNPEDVFQGMEKDRESYFFIDVQSRGEYPGYAKRFFKDHGLNIVMQPGDAEILKNHTVDYIGFSYYSSRTTSTDPEVIKNMTSGNVFGSVANPYLAKSEWGWTIDPKGFRITANQLHDRYQKPLFVVENGFGANDVVTPEGEVDDAYRIDYLKRHVAEMGEAIQDGVNIIGYTSWGPIDIVSASSGEMRKRYGYIYVDRNNEGQGELTRLKKKSFEWYKNVIESNGTNLGDA
- a CDS encoding PRD domain-containing protein; translated protein: MKIAKVINNNVISIYQADGAELVVMGRGIAFKKKPGDKVDETRIQKVFALKNKQTSDNFKMLLREVPMELIEIVEEIITYARENLGRKLNENIYVSLTDHINFAIERYREGVEIKNALMWEIKQLYKPEFELGLRTLEQINTRMNIELPPDEAAFIALHIVNAEMNEEVITTMNITKFIQQIINIAKYHFKMEFDEDSLSYFRFITHLKFFSQRVLSGTHYDNNYDHFYDMIKEKHPDAAACTEKIELFVKKEYNHELTNEEKLYLTVHIERVVNR
- a CDS encoding beta-glucoside-specific PTS transporter subunit IIABC produces the protein MSQEKLAKEIVELVGGEKNVESLVHCATRLRFVLKDDAKADKAKLEKTEGIIAVKENGGQFQVVVGNKVPEVYSAIGQISNILDDSSDKEKPRKAAKGLGGIIDIISSIFAPLLGVMAGAGILKGLLLIASNIGWLETTETTYTILYAAADSLFYFLPLLLAVTTARKFQGNMFVAMTIAGALIYPSIVTLKSEGTPTDFFGIPVILMNYSSTVIPIILAVIVMSKLEKFFNKTLHDSVKNFVTPLFLLVIMVPLTLLVFGPFGVYVGNAIAAGLVAAFGFSPLLAGAVMGASWQLLVIFGIHWGLIPVFINNVAVYGQDGVKPAATASIFAQTGAAFGVMLKTKNKKLKTLAGSSTLTALFGITEPAIYGVTLPLKRPFIAGVIGGAVGGAIIGQAGTLAFASGAPGLLTLPIFYGPGGQGFPGLILGIVVSFVVSAVLTYIMGFKDPVEEETKTESTTSAQQSVRAANASDEIVFSPIEGTIVELSEVPDPAFASGAMGKGIAIEPTVGRVVAPFDGTVTVAFKKKHALAVVSDTGAEILVHVGVDTVKLDGQHFVSHIKEGDRVQAGDLLLEFDIAQIKAAGYHTVTPIIVTNSANYEEVIPQATGQVHSQELLLKLTSGSDQEQK